The Aedes aegypti strain LVP_AGWG chromosome 1, AaegL5.0 Primary Assembly, whole genome shotgun sequence sequence GGTAGAGCTCCAGCAGCGATTTGCTGCAACTTTGGTACCGCTCCAGGTAGATTTTGATCCGATGGTCGGCCAGCACTTTGTCCTTGGtctgtaaacaaaaaaaaaactcgaaatgaaaaacaaaattgcgGAAGTTTCCCAAGAAGTCAAACACTTACGGTTTTCTTTGGCGTCTGCAGCTCCTCGGACATGGCCATCACCAGCCGGTCGCACTCCTCGTGCAGCCGGCGTTGGATTTCGAAAATTGTTTCCATTTTTTCGATGCGgaaatttggatttttcttTTCACAAATTAACTTTTGTTTACCGAAAACACGAAACGCGATGCGAACGATTTGACAGTCCAACCACGAATGACAGTGAAGTGCGAGCAAACGAACGAGCGGTGAAGTGAGATCGATTTGTCTCACGCTCACTACTGCAGGTGAGAGCGAGAGTGAGAGTCAAATCACAAACGGTGAGTTGTGAGTGCACGCTAAAAATCGCTTGAGGCAAAGCGTTCCGCATAGTGGGAAGCAAGTGATTGCATTTGTTGGTCAGAGTGGATGATTCCAACTAAGCATCATAATCAATAGTTTACAAAAAGTAACAAggctttttttcaaattctttattagtatcattccaaacattacattcatttcttatatctaagtGTTATTATGTGTTAGTCAACACTATAAAGGTTAAACAAAATTACGCTTTTTCTTACATTTGgtcaacaacatattacattaaattaaattttcatttgccgtagcagttcagatttttacagatgagttgagTTGAAgagaaaaacacgttttcaatttacttaacctaaatatataacgcattaatcgtggaaatagaagattgtaacgatttttgcctgaaattattaattattttatttgacatttgttccaatgtttcaacattggatattctatgtaactcattggtactataccagggaggaagcttcagaatcattttcaaaattttattttgaattctctgcagagctttcttcctggtattacaacagctaatccatattggtacagcatacaacatgactggcctgaaaatttgtttgaatatcaaaagcgtgttcttaagacaaagttttgattttctattaataaggggatagagacattttacatatttattacatttggcttgaatactttcaatgtgatttttgaagttaaattcttatctagcatgagccctagatacttaacttcatctgaccaatttattgaaacccctcgcatcgtgacaacatgtctacttgaaggtttcaaataatgagcttttggtttatgtgggaatattattagttgagttttggaagcattaggagaaatcttccatttttgcaagtatgaagaaaatatttccaaccttttttgcaatcgactacagatgacacgcagacttcgtcctttggcggagaggcctgtgtcatccgcaaacaaggatgtTTGAcatcctgaggtaactcaggtaagtcagatgtgaaaatattgtataatattggtcccaaaatgctgccttggggaacaccagctcttacaggaagtctttctgaCCTGGAGTTccgataattaacctgaagtgtacgatttgacagataactttgaattattctaacaatgtatgttggaaaattgaattttttttaatttcacaatCAATCctccatgccaaacactgtcgaatgctttttctatgtctagaagagcaagaccagtagaatagccttcagatttgttggaacggatcaaatttgttacgcgtaaaagttgatgagtggtcgaatgtccatggcggagtccgaactgttcattggcaaaaattgaattttctttgATGTGGACcgtcattctgttcaaaatgaccttttcaaaaagtttactgatggaggaaagcaaactgattggacgatagctagaagcttctgcaggatttttgtctggttttaaaattggaacaaccttagcattttttccatttccaggaaaatatgcttatttaaaacatttgttaaatatatcaaccaagaatgataagctactttctggaaatttcttgatgaggatgtaaaaaattccatcgccaggagcttccatattttttaatttttttaataatagttctcacttcttccaaatcagtctctcaggaattttcgaaaacgttctcttgattgagtatattttcgaagtcctgagtaacttgattttctattggactagtaagtcctaaattcaaattgtgcgcgctttaaAACTGCATAGAaactttttgagctttttcgcaattagttagtaataatttgttttcctctttcaatgccggtattggcttccgAGGTTGTTTCGAAATTTTAGGtaattttggatgattctttgttttgtcaccttcccgctgacgagatttccgaggctgaacaaacaatttcgccagaggTATTACCAATTCAAATGAATACGCCTTAGAATGcggctgatttggagctgccgcaCAGACTTAACAGACTTAATTTTACCTTAACATAAACCTGTCGGTTATACCATCAGTTATACCATTTTTCAGATCAAGGAAACAGCAATAAAATGATTGCCTTTTCTTGGAcgaatttttcagaaactctCAACAGAGAAGCACAATGGTTTTTAGTGCCGAATTCTTTAAGCTGTAAAGTGTATATGTATAAGTTTAACCTTCCGGTCGTCGCGCgatttgccaccgtcagaactaCCATGCTGCTGTTGTAaacgaaaagcgagttttttttttcaacagtgttgtacaacaacgcgacgactgaagtgttaactcGCAGCTTAAATTTATGTTCACTTACAACTGGTCGCCTTAATTCGATTGATCCCCTAAAAACTTGATTTCAATGCGCAACTACATGATTCCTACGGAGTATTTAATGCAGTTTCCATAGGTCAAAATATTAAATATCGGAAGCAACTTACAGCCAAGCACAATAGGTATTCGAGAAATCGGATCTCAGGACAATAGCCGAGGCGTAGTGCTCTTAATAACCTATACAAGTACAATGTTATCATAATTTCAGGGTTTACCTGTCTATCATACTTCATATCATTCTTCCGGCATTGACTCCCTATATATTTGAGAGAATGAGATTTTACACTTTGAACTATTatttaattagaatgtgcaaATTTCATCTGAACAAAGATATATAGATTTGATGCAATATTGATGCTACGAATTGCCTCTACAGTGAAATCCAATGCTACACAATAATAATCATAATATTGTTATACATTAGAAAAAATCCATAACTATTATTGAGGAAATTGTATCCTTTGAGAGATTACCCTGAGAATCTTCCCTAAATTCCTCTTGAATTTCACCTAAACCCCtttgggattgttctggaagtcttgggattatttctgatatctctctaagttcttctggaaaccccagtattcttaaaaatatcgcACTGTAACAATTTTATAGAACCCTTTCGGTATTACTTCTAGGATTCTTCTAAATATCCGTCTGAGATTCTTCTGAACTTATTTTTGGGATTCTTGCAGGAAGCCCTCTGTGATGCATACATCTCCTCGGGATTTGTTTTAAAATCCTGGAGAttcaattctttaaaaaaatcggaaatattACGAGTTTCTACcgaaaatcctgatgcaattctacGATTCTACTGGAAAGGAttctccaaaatattttttaggactagaatagaaattcttctggaattcctccgaaatctgagattctttccgaaaaattGTCTAAGATTATTCCGGTAATATGAATTCTTACGAAAATTCCTCGGGATTCTAAACGAAAATCATCTGAAACGTTTTCGGAAATCCTTCtgtaattcttcaaaaatgcctCTGAAATTTTTTCGTCAATATGCTTATAATACTTCTGGGACTTTTACGAAAATCCTGTTagaattcttccggatatctttGGATAAATCTTTCGGAAAACATTATGCtattcttttgaaaatcttttcaagGATCCTCTGAATACTTcctactagatttttttttcgaagatgctttcataagtttttcaagaaatctcctTGTGATTATTCTATAGAATATCTCCATAGAATTCTTTCGGATATACTGCTGGAATACTCctggatttcttctggaaggtTTCATaatatctttcaaagattcttccggaTTTTTTTCGGGAATCATTCCTGCTCTTCCGTAAAGCTTCTGAGCTTCATCCGGAAATGCAATATCATTCCAGATATCATTCAAGGATGCTATCGGAAATTTTTTCTGGGATTCTACCGTGAATCGTTctggtattattattattatagcctTATTCTCTGAAATTCAATTAACTTTGTCTAAAAACTCTTATTGGAATGTAAGAGAATACCCAAATTTGTATaaatgttacgtctgtttataaataaaattacaCTTTTTTTATGTTATGAAGTTGTATGTAAAACGATCATGACCTTATCTAACCGTTATCTCCACCTTGCTCTCCACTTCTCTTTTCCAGTCGTCTATGCCGATTATGCCTCGTCGGGTCCGTTCCCTCCAGTTCCTCGAAGACTACATCAACAAGGAAGTGCTACCCGCCTTCGGTGATACAAACTGCGTCTCAGCCGTCACCGGCCTTCAGTCACATCTCTATGAGTAAGTATCCCTCATCCCCATTTTTTAGTTCAGTCATCCATTTCAAATCATGAAATCTATCCAGTAACGAAGCACGGGATCTGGTTCGGGTGGCCGTCGGGGCCACCACCGAAGATGAAGTCGTCTTCTGTGATAATCCAGCCGAACGGTTGTGCTTCCTGCTATCGTCCAACTCCTGTCTACAGCTCCAGAAATCGAATCAGTCACTTCCGCCGGTGCTGTTCGTCAGCACATCGGAACCGATCCGAAACCTCCGCCAGTGGATCGACGCCGGCTGGCACGTGGAACGAGTCATCAAAAATCACGAAGGCTTCCTGGATCTGGTGGATTTGGAGAAGCGCCTCATGCAGTACTCGGAAGCTAAGCGAACGATGGTGGGGATGTTCTCGGGGGCTTCGAGACTCACGGGGATCTTGGCAGATGATGTAGCGACCACGATTTTGCTCCATCAGTACGACGCACTGTCGATATGGGACCACAGTATTGTGGCGTCGTGTGCACCGATCGTGACGAATCCGATTCTTCCAGGGGCGCAGAAAGATGCCGTATTCTTCCACTGCAACAAGATGATCGGAGGGGTGCAAGCTCCGGGCGTTCTAGTGATCAAGCGAAAGTTGGTGGAGAATTCGGTTTCGTTTCTGCAGGATACCGTTGGGGTAGTGGAGGCTGTGAGGGCAGGGCTAGTTTTACAGTTGAAGGAATCGCTAGGGGTTCAGGCGATCATgagtcgaatggagaaaacCTGCAAGCAAATACTGGCGCATGTGAGGACGATTCCGGAGATAGCGCTGCTTGGACCTCCTTGCACTACAGCGAAACGGTTGACAACGCTGTGTTTTATGGTTCGTCATCCGAGGGGAGCTTTTCTGCATCATCGCTTCGTAGTGGCAGTATTGAACGACGTATTCGGAGTTCAAGCAACGGCGGATAATATGATAGCGGATTCGCTGGGGATAAACCCGCAGTTGGCGGTGGAGTACGATAAGGTTTTGAACGACGAATCTCTGAAGTCGGCGAGTATCCATCCGGGATATATTAGAATTACGTTTCCGTATTTCATGCCGGAGGCTGAGGTAGCATTCATACTGGAAGCGCTCAAAATGGTGGCCACGGAAGCTTGGAAGTTACTACCTCAGTACGACGTAGACGATCGCACCGGAGAATGGAGACACCACTCGAACTCCTTGGCCAAAGAACGCAAATGGTTAGGTGCAATACGCTATACAGATGGAAAGATGTTGTTTTCCGATCGAAGAATTTCCGGTCCTGGGACATTTCCGCAGAGCTACTCGGACTGCCTCCAAACGGCGCGGAATCTGTTCAATCGCGCCCGGAAGATGGCGCAGAAGTCCACGACGGACGAAGTTGTTCTCAAGTTGCCAAACGCTTCGATGGAAAGCTTAAGATGGTACATGCTGCCCGGTGAGGCTCATGAACTGCTTCTGGGGCACTCGCATAGCGTCAAGAATACAGTGCCATTCGATCCCACCAAGAGTAAGTTCTGGGAGGGTGTTTGTACGGGAAGGGATAATTTCTCACATTCTATTCTAGTTCCAGAAAATCCGCTTCTGATGATCCATCGCCATCACAGTCTCTCGGCGTTGGATATCAAGCGGTTCAAGAGCCGTAGTCTCCCGGCGTCTCCCCTGCAGATCTCCATCCGGCGGCAGCACTCCAGTTCACCGAGTCAATCGCACAGCCCTACGCCGACGCCTACTTCGTCGCCTCCGCTTGTGCGATTCTCGCTGGGCGGTGAAGTCACCAACTACAGTCCGCCATCTTCGTCGCACCATCAGCTACAGGTAACGAGCTTCACGGCCGTCATGCCCGATATCAGCACCAGTCGAAACAGGTAAGTCAGATCCAATGACAGACCAAAAGGCGCATGCGTGTGACTAAACCATTTGTACTATTATTGACTTTATATTTTCGCTCGAATGCGTGCCGCAGATGCAATAGCTGGGGATCTCCAACGAGTTCGGCAACGATTGGCAGCCCAGTCGACCACGGTAGCCTAACTAATCTCGATTGCGCTACTAATGCCACTGGGGACAATGCTGGAACTAActgtggtggtggtggtggtgatcTAGATTTCTTTGGTCCCCAGACGCGAAACAGTCTCGGGTTGGGCCAGCATCAGCGCCGTCGATCGCAGGCGATCGCTTCGTCGTCGACGGCGACCAGAACTTCGGGTCGTACGGCAAGCCTCGGCGAACGTTCGCCAGCGTCGCCTCCgccgatgatgacgacgacgtgCTCGTCTGCAGGTCGACCAGCGAAGCAGCGCTCTTGTTCCTGCAGTAGCCAGACGGATCTGAGCATCGGATCCAGCGAGAATCTAGCCACTGCAGTGGGAGCGTCGCTCGCCCCGAGTCTACCGAATCTACTGCAGTCGTTGCCACTGGGAAGGTTAGCGCGGTTCTCTTGGTGTCTTTGAGTTTCTTTTGGCTTTCTAGATCACTCTTGCTCATTAGACGCACATTTCAGTATCAGAATCGACTTGTAGTTCGAAAGTAGTGCATTATTTGTCCTGTAGAGGTAGCGCattagagcggttccacgccgtttcgcaaacccgattatttttgtattttttgaatcgcctgaaaatttgcatacagattctttatgaccaaaaatgccattatgcactttcagaccgccattttgaacctcgccttatttttgagaagggcgtattgGAAAAt is a genomic window containing:
- the LOC5576154 gene encoding uncharacterized protein LOC5576154 isoform X2; amino-acid sequence: MPIMPRRVRSLQFLEDYINKEVLPAFGDTNCVSAVTGLQSHLYDNEARDLVRVAVGATTEDEVVFCDNPAERLCFLLSSNSCLQLQKSNQSLPPVLFVSTSEPIRNLRQWIDAGWHVERVIKNHEGFLDLVDLEKRLMQYSEAKRTMVGMFSGASRLTGILADDVATTILLHQYDALSIWDHSIVASCAPIVTNPILPGAQKDAVFFHCNKMIGGVQAPGVLVIKRKLVENSVSFLQDTVGVVEAVRAGLVLQLKESLGVQAIMSRMEKTCKQILAHVRTIPEIALLGPPCTTAKRLTTLCFMVRHPRGAFLHHRFVVAVLNDVFGVQATADNMIADSLGINPQLAVEYDKVLNDESLKSASIHPGYIRITFPYFMPEAEVAFILEALKMVATEAWKLLPQYDVDDRTGEWRHHSNSLAKERKWLGAIRYTDGKMLFSDRRISGPGTFPQSYSDCLQTARNLFNRARKMAQKSTTDEVVLKLPNASMESLRWYMLPGEAHELLLGHSHSVKNTVPFDPTKIPENPLLMIHRHHSLSALDIKRFKSRSLPASPLQISIRRQHSSSPSQSHSPTPTPTSSPPLVRFSLGGEVTNYSPPSSSHHQLQVTSFTAVMPDISTSRNSSCSETAEDIQAYVKEVTKELATEIKSEIRDVISKVEDALESTDSLDMTGASMSSLGNISVNNDIKRDSISTSDVVDYLREFSKGMMNEVKSEIRDVVNAVDEIISPEGCLGSRKNSPPDILKGNSAGAGGGHRLLMKQRFSDITPDTSRPKSADIDKHRSESFPRPNSSIHAATAPSPEHSGPGFPYTGAIAKKSDLTSSMSSQDSGINMSFTEHDDKTRSAFGKDRNRTISAHLEKDSARHQAPQRRVQSESAAPPSLAAPETPEPTTRLPTTPEVVDVFTPKSALIRQSNVLKSTPSQELDPDAGPEGARWLNLPKDIWKQAAEALDDFGMIKDGDRILVCLSGSSSSLCLLHLLRQFIRARHLSNIQLATVTFGDCGVDPRALMLYLRELGIEYFYEQCDSSLDNLQERLIQVAHRRGYNVLAMANSLDKLADRFLGSLLYKGKLNSLQAISTTSTATGSRQIRIIRPLLYIRERSLEDFAAARALPTRPSHLFTRPPDATNSILRTQEVTNPNVYGNIRSALKPLMALRLESTKSTYETLRASLDTRD
- the LOC5576154 gene encoding uncharacterized protein LOC5576154 isoform X1; this translates as MPIMPRRVRSLQFLEDYINKEVLPAFGDTNCVSAVTGLQSHLYDNEARDLVRVAVGATTEDEVVFCDNPAERLCFLLSSNSCLQLQKSNQSLPPVLFVSTSEPIRNLRQWIDAGWHVERVIKNHEGFLDLVDLEKRLMQYSEAKRTMVGMFSGASRLTGILADDVATTILLHQYDALSIWDHSIVASCAPIVTNPILPGAQKDAVFFHCNKMIGGVQAPGVLVIKRKLVENSVSFLQDTVGVVEAVRAGLVLQLKESLGVQAIMSRMEKTCKQILAHVRTIPEIALLGPPCTTAKRLTTLCFMVRHPRGAFLHHRFVVAVLNDVFGVQATADNMIADSLGINPQLAVEYDKVLNDESLKSASIHPGYIRITFPYFMPEAEVAFILEALKMVATEAWKLLPQYDVDDRTGEWRHHSNSLAKERKWLGAIRYTDGKMLFSDRRISGPGTFPQSYSDCLQTARNLFNRARKMAQKSTTDEVVLKLPNASMESLRWYMLPGEAHELLLGHSHSVKNTVPFDPTKIPENPLLMIHRHHSLSALDIKRFKSRSLPASPLQISIRRQHSSSPSQSHSPTPTPTSSPPLVRFSLGGEVTNYSPPSSSHHQLQVTSFTAVMPDISTSRNRCNSWGSPTSSATIGSPVDHGSLTNLDCATNATGDNAGTNCGGGGGDLDFFGPQTRNSLGLGQHQRRRSQAIASSSTATRTSGRTASLGERSPASPPPMMTTTCSSAGRPAKQRSCSCSSQTDLSIGSSENLATAVGASLAPSLPNLLQSLPLGSSCSETAEDIQAYVKEVTKELATEIKSEIRDVISKVEDALESTDSLDMTGASMSSLGNISVNNDIKRDSISTSDVVDYLREFSKGMMNEVKSEIRDVVNAVDEIISPEGCLGSRKNSPPDILKGNSAGAGGGHRLLMKQRFSDITPDTSRPKSADIDKHRSESFPRPNSSIHAATAPSPEHSGPGFPYTGAIAKKSDLTSSMSSQDSGINMSFTEHDDKTRSAFGKDRNRTISAHLEKDSARHQAPQRRVQSESAAPPSLAAPETPEPTTRLPTTPEVVDVFTPKSALIRQSNVLKSTPSQELDPDAGPEGARWLNLPKDIWKQAAEALDDFGMIKDGDRILVCLSGSSSSLCLLHLLRQFIRARHLSNIQLATVTFGDCGVDPRALMLYLRELGIEYFYEQCDSSLDNLQERLIQVAHRRGYNVLAMANSLDKLADRFLGSLLYKGKLNSLQAISTTSTATGSRQIRIIRPLLYIRERSLEDFAAARALPTRPSHLFTRPPDATNSILRTQEVTNPNVYGNIRSALKPLMALRLESTKSTYETLRASLDTRD
- the LOC5576154 gene encoding uncharacterized protein LOC5576154 isoform X3, encoding MPIMPRRVRSLQFLEDYINKEVLPAFGDTNCVSAVTGLQSHLYDNEARDLVRVAVGATTEDEVVFCDNPAERLCFLLSSNSCLQLQKSNQSLPPVLFVSTSEPIRNLRQWIDAGWHVERVIKNHEGFLDLVDLEKRLMQYSEAKRTMVGMFSGASRLTGILADDVATTILLHQYDALSIWDHSIVASCAPIVTNPILPGAQKDAVFFHCNKMIGGVQAPGVLVIKRKLVENSVSFLQDTVGVVEAVRAGLVLQLKESLGVQAIMSRMEKTCKQILAHVRTIPEIALLGPPCTTAKRLTTLCFMVRHPRGAFLHHRFVVAVLNDVFGVQATADNMIADSLGINPQLAVEYDKVLNDESLKSASIHPGYIRITFPYFMPEAEVAFILEALKMVATEAWKLLPQYDVDDRTGEWRHHSNSLAKERKWLGAIRYTDGKMLFSDRRISGPGTFPQSYSDCLQTARNLFNRARKMAQKSTTDEVVLKLPNASMESLRWYMLPGEAHELLLGHSHSVKNTVPFDPTKIPENPLLMIHRHHSLSALDIKRFKSRSLPASPLQISIRRQHSSSPSQSHSPTPTPTSSPPLVRFSLGGEVTNYSPPSSSHHQLQVTSFTAVMPDISTSRNRCNSWGSPTSSATIGSPVDHGSLTNLDCATNATGDNAGTNCGGGGGDLDFFGPQTRNSLGLGQHQRRRSQAIASSSTATRTSGRTASLGERSPASPPPMMTTTCSSAGRPAKQRSCSCSSQTDLSIGSSENLATAVGASLAPSLPNLLQSLPLGSSCSETAEDIQAYVKEVTKELATEIKSEIRDVISKVEDALESTDSLDMTGASMSSLGNISVNNDIKRDSISTSDVVDYLREFSKGMMNEVKSEIRDVVNAVDEIISPEGCLGSRKNSPPDILKGNSAGAGGGHRLLMKQRFSDITPDTSRPKSADIDKHRSESFPRPNSSIHAATAPSPEHSGPGFPYTGAIAKKSDLTSSMSSQDSGINMSFTEHDDKTRSAFGKDRNRTISAHLEKDSARHQAPQRRVQSESAAPPSLAAPETPEPTTRLPTTPEVVDVFTPKSALIRQSNVLKSTPSQELDPDAGPEGARWLNLPKDIWKQAAEMFRVVIEWFKV